In one Candidatus Nomurabacteria bacterium genomic region, the following are encoded:
- the tilS gene encoding tRNA lysidine(34) synthetase TilS: MLRDENYVIAVSGGVDSVALLGMLVNGNLPPTTYHPPSTNLIVAHFDHGIRNESADDALFVRDLAAKYNLPFETRRENLGKNASEEKARERRYAFLREVAKKHKATIVTAHHANDVVETIAINLTRGTGWRGLAVLDSVDIWRPLLATSKNELLTYAKQHNLTWHEDATNEDTKYLRNDLRQKLTHLDVQTRELLLLYRNRQVALKKQIDDESALLIGNSPYRRHMFISANHHAALEMLRAVFVREVGQSLTRPQLARALHAVKVYHAGKIFPVSSKIHLTFTKTHFVVDTKDKMV; the protein is encoded by the coding sequence ATGTTGCGAGATGAAAACTATGTGATTGCAGTCAGTGGCGGCGTTGATTCCGTCGCATTGCTCGGTATGCTTGTCAATGGCAATTTACCACCTACCACCTACCACCCACCATCTACCAATCTCATTGTCGCTCACTTTGATCATGGCATACGTAATGAGTCTGCAGATGATGCGTTGTTTGTGCGGGATTTAGCAGCAAAGTATAACTTGCCATTTGAGACACGGCGAGAAAATTTGGGCAAAAATGCCAGCGAAGAAAAAGCACGAGAGCGACGCTACGCCTTTTTGCGTGAAGTTGCCAAGAAACATAAGGCGACAATCGTGACGGCGCATCATGCAAACGACGTTGTCGAAACAATTGCAATTAATTTGACGCGCGGAACGGGTTGGCGAGGGCTGGCAGTACTCGATAGTGTTGATATTTGGCGGCCACTTCTTGCGACCTCAAAAAACGAATTGTTGACATACGCCAAGCAGCATAATTTGACGTGGCATGAGGATGCTACCAACGAGGATACTAAGTATCTGCGCAATGATTTGCGACAAAAACTAACACACTTGGACGTGCAGACGCGGGAATTGTTGCTACTCTATCGAAATCGTCAGGTTGCCTTGAAAAAACAAATTGATGACGAGTCGGCACTGCTCATTGGCAATTCGCCATATCGGCGTCATATGTTTATCTCTGCGAATCACCATGCGGCATTGGAAATGCTCAGGGCTGTATTTGTCCGCGAAGTTGGTCAGAGTCTGACGCGCCCGCAGCTTGCTCGCGCGCTACACGCGGTCAAGGTGTATCATGCTGGCAAGATATTCCCTGTAAGCTCAAAAATACATTTGACCTTCACAAAAACACACTTCGTTGTCGATACCAAGGATAAAATGGTATGA
- a CDS encoding septum formation initiator family protein — protein sequence MQNRQIKRFIYTVRHQYMTMNNMVLAVAVVIAVGWAWSSVEAVQRNYQLQKEVNDKRRQAKLIELQTENLQFEQNYYKSNEYLTLEAKRRLGLVEPGEKVLILPANSASVVAEDQAEKNADTLLPDDVPPPPPLTQWLDFLFGAKPNAR from the coding sequence ATGCAAAACAGACAAATAAAACGATTCATTTACACCGTTCGCCATCAGTATATGACGATGAACAATATGGTGCTTGCGGTGGCGGTGGTCATTGCCGTTGGCTGGGCGTGGTCGTCGGTTGAGGCGGTGCAACGTAACTACCAGCTGCAAAAAGAAGTGAACGATAAGAGGCGTCAAGCGAAGCTCATTGAATTGCAAACCGAAAACCTGCAGTTCGAACAGAACTATTATAAGAGCAATGAATATCTTACGCTCGAAGCAAAGCGACGATTAGGATTGGTGGAACCGGGTGAAAAAGTTTTGATATTACCAGCGAACTCAGCTTCTGTCGTAGCAGAGGATCAGGCCGAAAAGAACGCGGATACGTTGCTTCCAGATGACGTACCGCCCCCGCCGCCTCTTACCCAATGGCTTGATTTTTTGTTTGGTGCTAAGCCAAACGCTCGATAG
- a CDS encoding NUDIX domain-containing protein, producing the protein MVDITVVKHHIQKNILSILMHQKMARFRDMRPPRTDTNLYSYHLGQLLKAGLVKKTDGGYTLDTAGLVYIDRLNAEKLFARQQPKIVTMLVIQNSDGDVLLQRRSKQPYIDQWSLPHGKLHIEDASLEAAAKREAAEKLNVHNQDMSHAGDCYIRVRYGDGATIVTLAHVFTFNRDDIKTTEQTIWARPHKLHTMDLAPGITDVIARTFFRDPFYFEEFEQSV; encoded by the coding sequence ATGGTTGATATAACAGTAGTAAAACATCACATTCAAAAAAATATCTTGAGTATTTTAATGCACCAAAAGATGGCGCGTTTTCGCGACATGCGGCCACCTCGTACCGACACCAATCTCTATAGCTACCACCTTGGTCAATTGTTAAAAGCTGGTTTGGTCAAAAAGACTGACGGCGGCTATACGCTCGACACTGCCGGCCTTGTGTACATAGACCGGCTTAATGCCGAAAAGCTTTTTGCGCGCCAACAGCCCAAAATCGTGACGATGCTCGTCATCCAAAACAGTGACGGCGACGTACTTTTGCAGCGTCGAAGTAAGCAGCCATATATCGACCAGTGGTCGTTGCCACATGGTAAACTCCACATCGAAGATGCGTCACTGGAAGCTGCCGCAAAACGTGAGGCTGCCGAGAAGTTGAACGTTCATAATCAAGACATGAGTCATGCTGGCGATTGCTATATCCGTGTACGCTATGGAGATGGCGCCACGATAGTTACATTAGCCCATGTCTTTACGTTTAACCGCGATGACATAAAAACTACCGAACAGACCATTTGGGCGCGTCCGCATAAATTGCATACTATGGATCTTGCGCCAGGTATTACTGACGTTATCGCTCGGACATTTTTCCGCGACCCGTTTTATTTTGAAGAGTTCGAACAGTCTGTGTAG
- a CDS encoding DUF2961 domain-containing protein has product MARLPIPGGDKGNWGTILNDFLTQSHKSDGKLKDDSVGAAQLQDNAVTASAIAPNAITVTELAGDSVDTTVIADGSITSAKIADGTIVTGDISPAAGIVKSQLSSSVQASLDKADTALQSGTSVSSISGFPLRLPGEKAVAVAQEVAVARAEVSNPAGHKVVVLAETWGKPGILKHIWVAVDNSATVDGFLEQGGVIRVYTDDDTTPAISMSLGDFFCLANRSDVFETPRVGRSNRGSGGSAYRYLHMPFQKYLRVEIESLMGTDSAFYGTADYSLVDSFSDLGTQQLAYSIKGQRVASQAVQTPMTVCDFDGSGQIESLVVSFAGADNGDWGVLEGDIQVYVDGEQFPIWSSSGMEDAFNGGWYATPIGGYPAGRSGDSDQSGVNMTMYRFFLDDPIFYSSHLKVVAWAGQPGQGGIVSATVDFAGYVGVWSSAATTPSYTAVDGISPPVLNDQMDQTAGALDSGTWNQDGTRTQMVATGSTFTVPYGSASADQDVRAARKNVSLPSDYWLETKVRITDPSHDNQEALLVMLGATPDPYFGSAVHIGLRRYEQYNWHIQLRDDFDTPFDVTIGGGLDLTNMWARLALKKQGSKITGYYSLNDTPSPWIPLGTWDASKVGTGFGIATWTAGAEFDYLVVRPLEDVTS; this is encoded by the coding sequence ATGGCACGATTACCGATTCCTGGGGGCGACAAGGGTAACTGGGGAACAATTCTTAATGACTTTCTCACGCAATCACATAAATCTGACGGGAAATTAAAGGATGACTCTGTAGGTGCGGCTCAGCTGCAAGATAACGCGGTGACGGCGAGTGCGATTGCGCCGAATGCAATTACCGTTACTGAATTGGCAGGGGATTCCGTCGACACGACGGTAATTGCGGACGGATCGATTACGAGCGCCAAAATCGCTGACGGTACGATCGTCACAGGTGACATATCTCCGGCTGCTGGTATTGTAAAATCACAACTCTCATCAAGCGTGCAGGCATCTCTTGATAAAGCCGACACTGCATTGCAGTCAGGAACGTCCGTAAGCAGCATTTCGGGCTTTCCGTTGAGGTTACCGGGCGAAAAGGCAGTCGCAGTGGCACAAGAAGTCGCAGTTGCAAGGGCAGAAGTGAGCAATCCTGCCGGCCATAAGGTTGTTGTTCTCGCGGAAACTTGGGGTAAGCCGGGTATATTGAAGCATATTTGGGTGGCGGTAGATAATTCTGCGACGGTCGACGGGTTTTTGGAGCAAGGCGGTGTCATAAGGGTGTACACCGACGATGACACAACTCCGGCAATCTCAATGTCGCTTGGTGATTTCTTTTGTTTGGCAAATCGATCTGATGTTTTTGAAACACCACGTGTCGGCAGGTCTAATAGAGGTAGTGGAGGTTCGGCCTATCGCTATCTGCATATGCCATTTCAAAAGTATCTTCGAGTTGAGATTGAAAGTCTTATGGGTACAGACTCGGCTTTTTATGGCACCGCAGATTATTCATTAGTCGATTCGTTCAGCGATCTTGGAACGCAGCAGCTCGCCTATAGTATAAAAGGTCAACGAGTTGCAAGCCAGGCAGTGCAAACCCCCATGACGGTGTGTGATTTTGATGGTTCGGGGCAGATTGAATCATTGGTCGTGAGTTTTGCGGGTGCCGACAATGGAGACTGGGGCGTGCTCGAGGGCGATATTCAGGTATACGTAGATGGCGAGCAATTCCCTATATGGTCATCGTCTGGCATGGAGGATGCCTTTAATGGTGGTTGGTATGCAACACCAATCGGTGGTTATCCTGCTGGTCGTTCTGGTGATTCCGACCAGTCTGGTGTTAATATGACGATGTATAGATTTTTCCTTGATGATCCGATTTTCTATTCATCACACCTGAAGGTTGTGGCATGGGCAGGGCAGCCGGGTCAGGGAGGTATTGTTTCTGCGACGGTTGATTTTGCCGGCTATGTGGGCGTGTGGTCGTCGGCTGCAACAACGCCAAGCTACACAGCGGTTGACGGAATATCGCCACCCGTACTTAACGATCAGATGGACCAGACTGCAGGCGCGCTTGACTCTGGCACATGGAATCAAGACGGCACTCGCACCCAAATGGTGGCGACTGGTTCGACTTTTACAGTGCCATATGGTAGTGCAAGCGCCGATCAAGATGTACGAGCAGCGCGTAAAAACGTCTCATTACCTTCGGATTATTGGCTGGAAACAAAAGTTCGCATAACAGACCCTTCTCATGATAATCAAGAGGCGTTGCTTGTTATGCTCGGAGCCACACCTGATCCATATTTTGGCTCTGCGGTACACATAGGACTTCGACGATACGAGCAATACAACTGGCATATACAGCTTCGTGACGACTTTGATACACCATTTGACGTGACGATTGGGGGAGGTTTGGATCTTACGAATATGTGGGCTCGGTTGGCTCTAAAGAAACAGGGTTCGAAAATCACTGGTTATTATTCGTTGAATGATACTCCCTCTCCTTGGATTCCTCTTGGTACCTGGGACGCATCTAAAGTCGGAACCGGCTTTGGAATTGCTACATGGACTGCAGGTGCTGAGTTTGACTATCTAGTTGTTCGTCCTCTCGAAGATGTCACTAGCTAA
- a CDS encoding helix-turn-helix transcriptional regulator: MGAKEHVNSNLAKYRRMSGLTQEQLALHVNVTRQTIIAIEKGNYVPSVLLALKIAKVFNTSVERIFYYEDK; the protein is encoded by the coding sequence ATGGGAGCAAAAGAACACGTTAATAGTAATCTGGCCAAATATCGGCGAATGTCCGGTTTGACGCAGGAGCAACTGGCGTTGCATGTGAATGTTACGCGCCAGACTATAATTGCTATAGAAAAGGGCAATTACGTACCATCGGTGCTGTTGGCGCTTAAAATAGCAAAAGTGTTCAATACATCCGTGGAAAGGATTTTCTACTATGAAGATAAATAA
- the hflB gene encoding ATP-dependent zinc metalloprotease FtsH produces the protein MATKSTSPKNRMTNWIRLGLFWAIIIVAVLTLFAVITPRTQLKDVPIAQVITNANKGDISKIEGSGNELVITVKGKERPTQHSYIQGGVSTLIKDDTLNAEAKKTLADTPPSTTGETLWNLAIIIVPVLLIAGFFMFMMRQAQGQNNQALGFGKSKAKLYGLDKEKVVFDDIAGNDSAKQDLQEVVDFLKHPKKYHDVGAKIPKGVLLIGSPGTGKTMLARAVAGEANVPFFSISGSEFVEMFVGVGASRVRDLFAKAKKNSPAIIFIDEIDAVGRRRGSGMGGGHDEREQTLNQILVEMDGFETGTNVIVLAATNRADVLDPALLRPGRFDRRTNIMLPERKDREAILKVHFKNKPTDDSVNLDKLAAKTAGTSGADLANIANEAAIIAARDNRKKITNADLTEAFEKVAIGPERKAKVMTDKEKELTAYHESGHAIVGHLLPDNDPVHKVTIIPRGGTGGVTWFLPPQDKSYTSVYEFKDQLASALGGRIAEKLLYGADGITTGAGSDLRKATEIARDMVIEQGMGTKLRDQVFHEDNGGMVFDKITHERPYSDDTAKEIDKEVETLIKEAAKRAELVLSTNMDSLHSLAKALLEKETLDEEEVDSILKSAELPKEARLYAAK, from the coding sequence ATGGCAACAAAAAGTACCTCACCGAAAAACCGAATGACTAACTGGATACGTCTAGGTTTGTTTTGGGCAATCATCATAGTTGCGGTACTGACGCTATTTGCCGTCATTACGCCGCGTACACAACTCAAAGACGTACCAATCGCTCAAGTTATCACTAATGCTAACAAAGGCGACATTAGCAAAATCGAGGGGTCTGGTAACGAGCTTGTTATTACAGTGAAGGGCAAAGAGCGTCCAACGCAACATTCGTATATTCAGGGCGGCGTGAGTACACTTATCAAGGACGATACACTTAATGCGGAAGCAAAGAAGACTTTGGCGGATACACCACCATCAACGACGGGTGAGACGCTTTGGAATCTAGCTATCATCATTGTCCCTGTATTGTTGATCGCTGGATTTTTCATGTTTATGATGCGACAAGCTCAGGGTCAAAATAATCAAGCGCTTGGATTTGGCAAGTCAAAGGCAAAACTGTATGGCTTGGACAAAGAAAAAGTTGTCTTTGATGATATCGCAGGCAATGATAGTGCGAAGCAAGATTTGCAAGAAGTCGTGGACTTCCTGAAGCATCCTAAGAAGTATCACGATGTTGGTGCAAAAATTCCAAAGGGTGTGCTGCTGATCGGTAGCCCAGGTACAGGTAAGACGATGCTCGCGCGTGCTGTGGCGGGTGAGGCAAACGTGCCATTCTTTAGTATTTCTGGCTCGGAATTTGTCGAGATGTTTGTCGGTGTTGGTGCTAGTCGCGTGCGTGATTTGTTCGCCAAGGCAAAGAAGAATTCTCCTGCGATAATCTTTATCGATGAGATTGACGCAGTCGGTCGTCGACGTGGTAGTGGTATGGGTGGCGGCCACGATGAGCGTGAGCAGACACTGAATCAGATATTGGTTGAGATGGACGGATTTGAAACCGGTACGAATGTTATCGTGCTTGCAGCTACCAACCGTGCAGACGTGCTTGACCCGGCGTTGCTTCGCCCTGGCCGATTCGACCGCCGTACAAATATCATGCTGCCGGAACGCAAGGATCGCGAGGCAATTTTGAAGGTACACTTCAAGAACAAGCCAACAGATGATTCTGTCAATCTTGATAAGCTGGCGGCAAAAACTGCAGGTACTTCGGGCGCTGATCTGGCGAATATTGCCAACGAAGCAGCGATTATTGCGGCTCGTGACAATCGAAAGAAGATTACCAATGCCGATTTGACTGAAGCGTTTGAGAAGGTCGCAATTGGACCTGAGCGCAAGGCAAAGGTCATGACCGACAAAGAAAAAGAGCTGACTGCATATCACGAATCGGGTCATGCGATCGTCGGACATCTCCTTCCTGACAATGATCCGGTACATAAGGTGACAATCATCCCTCGCGGTGGCACGGGTGGTGTCACGTGGTTCTTGCCTCCTCAAGACAAGAGTTACACGAGCGTGTATGAATTCAAGGATCAGCTCGCTAGTGCACTTGGTGGTCGTATCGCGGAGAAGCTTCTATATGGTGCTGACGGTATTACGACTGGCGCAGGGTCGGATCTTCGTAAGGCGACCGAGATCGCACGAGATATGGTGATAGAGCAAGGTATGGGTACGAAGCTTCGTGATCAAGTATTTCACGAAGACAATGGCGGTATGGTGTTTGACAAGATTACTCACGAACGACCGTATAGTGATGATACCGCCAAGGAAATCGACAAGGAAGTAGAGACACTTATCAAGGAAGCAGCCAAGCGTGCTGAGCTTGTATTGAGTACAAATATGGATAGTCTACATAGTCTCGCAAAAGCATTGCTCGAAAAAGAAACTCTCGACGAAGAAGAAGTTGATAGCATACTAAAAAGTGCAGAATTGCCGAAAGAAGCGCGACTGTACGCCGCGAAGTAG
- a CDS encoding nucleoside triphosphate pyrophosphohydrolase family protein: protein MKEYGEKAISTLTSNHAYGSITPDLMAQVLGLVGESGEVAEKFKKLVRDKGGEISEEDRQELLKELGDILWYVNAVSVLLGSSLEETASKNLEKVLSRKARGKTHGSGDNR from the coding sequence ATGAAAGAATATGGAGAAAAGGCGATTTCAACGCTGACGTCGAATCACGCTTACGGGAGTATTACGCCCGATCTCATGGCGCAGGTACTTGGCTTGGTCGGAGAAAGCGGTGAAGTGGCAGAAAAATTCAAAAAACTTGTTCGCGACAAGGGTGGTGAGATTTCCGAAGAGGATAGACAAGAGCTGCTCAAGGAGCTTGGCGATATCCTGTGGTATGTTAATGCGGTATCAGTATTGCTTGGAAGCTCACTCGAAGAGACGGCATCGAAAAATCTGGAAAAAGTATTGAGCCGAAAGGCTCGTGGAAAAACACATGGCAGCGGTGACAATCGCTAG
- a CDS encoding redoxin family protein: MVFVFLAFFAGIITVFAPCVFALLPVIVGGSMTGDVHDKRRPLIIAASLAVSLLLFTMLLKFATLFINVSPNVFTWIAGGIVVAIGLFMLFPAIYDWAIIQLNLQAKSQQLLGRGNKKGAVVGAIITGAALGPVFSSCSPVYGYILASVLPINFGAAVVYIVAYVLGLSLMLLLVGYLGQKLVRKIRWAANPRGWFTRTVALLFIVVGVLIITGLDKRFQVFIADHTALDFDKVSSQLIPKNNQAAKLPGGVLNVTPYPAPELTGVSTWINSNSLTLKSLKGKVVLIDFWTYSCINCIRTQPYLKDLYAKYHDVGFEIIGVHAPEFSFEKNPDNVRQAAKEAGLVYPIALDNDLDTWAAFNNQYWPATYLIDKDGLVRRTHFGEGEYAEEEQAVRQLLSEEGGQAPGRASVHNSERSLNPITPETYLGAARVAGYGGKDKLRYGEANYTLGVPKSTNQWTLGGVWRESQEGITAVKDAVLQYRVMASDVYLVTGNNFSGTIDVLLDGRPISETGHAGGNIKDSKLRVNMAQLYKLVHFDKYNADTTVELHVSAGVQLNTFTFGG; the protein is encoded by the coding sequence GTGGTATTTGTGTTCTTGGCATTTTTTGCAGGCATTATAACGGTCTTTGCGCCATGCGTGTTTGCTTTGCTGCCGGTTATCGTGGGCGGGTCGATGACCGGTGACGTTCACGACAAGCGCCGGCCGCTGATTATAGCGGCAAGCTTGGCAGTATCGCTCCTGCTCTTTACGATGCTTTTGAAGTTTGCAACGCTCTTTATTAATGTATCGCCAAATGTTTTCACTTGGATTGCCGGTGGCATCGTTGTGGCAATTGGTCTATTTATGCTCTTTCCGGCCATATACGATTGGGCAATCATTCAGCTGAACTTACAGGCAAAGTCGCAGCAGCTTCTTGGTAGGGGCAATAAAAAAGGCGCGGTCGTCGGTGCAATCATCACCGGCGCGGCGCTGGGGCCGGTATTTAGTAGCTGTAGTCCCGTGTATGGTTATATATTGGCATCGGTGTTGCCGATTAATTTCGGTGCAGCGGTGGTGTATATTGTCGCCTATGTGCTGGGCCTTAGCCTGATGTTGTTGTTAGTCGGCTATCTAGGCCAGAAACTTGTACGCAAGATTCGCTGGGCGGCAAATCCACGTGGTTGGTTTACGCGGACGGTCGCACTACTGTTTATTGTCGTGGGTGTGTTGATTATCACCGGACTCGACAAGCGGTTCCAAGTATTTATAGCAGATCATACTGCACTTGATTTTGACAAAGTTTCGTCGCAGTTGATACCGAAAAATAACCAGGCTGCAAAACTACCTGGTGGTGTTTTAAACGTAACACCGTATCCGGCGCCGGAGTTGACGGGCGTGAGCACGTGGATTAATAGCAATTCACTGACTCTCAAAAGTCTGAAGGGCAAGGTTGTCTTGATTGATTTCTGGACGTACAGCTGTATTAACTGTATTCGTACGCAACCCTACCTGAAGGACCTATATGCGAAATATCATGACGTTGGGTTTGAGATTATTGGTGTTCATGCTCCTGAGTTCTCATTTGAAAAAAATCCAGACAATGTTCGTCAGGCGGCAAAGGAAGCCGGACTAGTATATCCGATTGCGCTCGACAACGACCTAGATACATGGGCGGCCTTTAACAATCAATACTGGCCGGCGACTTATTTGATTGACAAAGACGGGTTGGTACGGCGAACGCATTTTGGCGAAGGTGAATATGCCGAGGAGGAGCAGGCAGTGCGACAGTTATTGAGTGAAGAAGGAGGTCAGGCGCCCGGTCGGGCATCAGTGCATAATAGCGAGCGGAGCCTGAACCCAATTACGCCAGAGACATATCTGGGTGCGGCACGTGTCGCCGGGTATGGAGGCAAAGATAAATTGCGATATGGCGAAGCTAATTACACTTTGGGCGTACCGAAGAGTACTAATCAATGGACGCTAGGTGGTGTATGGCGTGAATCACAAGAAGGTATCACGGCAGTTAAAGACGCAGTATTGCAGTATCGCGTAATGGCGAGTGACGTGTATTTAGTGACTGGTAATAATTTTTCTGGCACGATTGACGTCTTGCTTGATGGTAGGCCGATCTCTGAGACCGGTCATGCGGGCGGTAACATCAAAGACTCAAAACTACGCGTGAACATGGCGCAGTTGTATAAGCTAGTGCATTTTGACAAATATAACGCCGATACGACAGTTGAGCTGCATGTGTCGGCTGGTGTACAGCTGAACACATTTACTTTTGGTGGCTAG
- a CDS encoding NAD(P)/FAD-dependent oxidoreductase, protein MAKKLKFDFDLIVIGSGAGGSAAATIAAREGKKVAIVEADTFGGTSPNWGDVPIKALLQAAQLFDQARLGTRFGLRSSSIGYNYPSLRDWKDMAVKRTGAGGNRKYYENEGIATLQGKAHFLSPHEISVNRHNYSAASFIISTGAGWTLPDIHGLSEADYVTPRTILESLKPPKSLYIVGGGPIGVELAQLMAIFGTKVYIADIASRLLPGYDSEAGELMEKILTTQKNVTVLTQTRTLVIENENIARRVTYNRGGHEHSLRVDEVLITAGRTPNVDIGLENAGVEYTAKGIIVNDHLQTSTKHIYATGDVLGRHGYTHAALLESRVVAQNILSRNKLVPDYTALPRVVFTYPAIASVGLSEDDCLRRDLHVKKATAPLSIVARSNVSDFHDGFVKLITDKKGVLLGATIMAPGAEEMIHELALAIKYGHTAAQIAATPHAFLTWSEAIRVAASKLS, encoded by the coding sequence ATGGCCAAGAAACTTAAGTTTGATTTTGACCTTATCGTTATCGGCAGTGGCGCCGGCGGCAGCGCAGCTGCAACTATAGCCGCCAGAGAAGGCAAAAAAGTTGCAATTGTTGAAGCTGACACATTTGGTGGCACCAGTCCAAACTGGGGTGACGTTCCCATCAAGGCATTGCTTCAGGCGGCACAACTTTTTGATCAAGCGCGCCTTGGCACGCGCTTCGGGCTACGCTCCAGTTCAATCGGCTACAACTACCCGTCTCTTCGTGACTGGAAGGACATGGCCGTCAAACGAACAGGCGCAGGTGGCAATCGCAAATATTATGAAAACGAAGGCATCGCGACACTCCAAGGCAAAGCGCACTTTTTGTCGCCGCACGAAATAAGCGTCAATCGTCATAACTACTCGGCTGCTTCATTTATCATCTCAACCGGCGCCGGATGGACACTCCCCGACATCCACGGACTTTCCGAAGCGGATTATGTAACGCCCCGCACCATACTCGAGTCTCTTAAACCACCAAAGTCACTATATATCGTTGGCGGCGGTCCCATTGGTGTAGAACTCGCCCAACTCATGGCAATCTTTGGCACCAAAGTCTACATTGCGGACATTGCTTCTCGCCTACTTCCTGGTTACGACAGTGAGGCAGGGGAGTTGATGGAAAAAATCCTAACCACGCAGAAAAATGTCACTGTACTCACCCAAACCCGCACACTCGTCATCGAAAACGAAAACATTGCTCGCCGCGTCACCTACAATCGCGGCGGCCATGAGCATTCCCTACGCGTTGATGAAGTTTTGATTACCGCTGGCCGAACACCAAACGTCGACATAGGACTAGAAAACGCCGGCGTCGAATACACGGCCAAAGGCATCATAGTCAACGATCACCTACAAACAAGCACGAAACATATCTACGCCACGGGTGACGTACTCGGACGTCACGGCTACACGCATGCTGCATTACTAGAGAGTAGGGTAGTCGCCCAAAACATACTGTCTCGCAACAAACTAGTCCCCGACTACACTGCCTTGCCCCGTGTCGTCTTCACCTATCCTGCCATCGCTTCTGTAGGCCTCAGCGAAGACGATTGCCTACGTCGTGACCTGCATGTCAAAAAAGCGACGGCACCGCTTAGCATAGTCGCCCGTAGCAACGTTAGCGATTTCCACGACGGATTCGTCAAACTCATCACCGATAAAAAGGGCGTACTACTCGGAGCGACAATCATGGCGCCAGGAGCCGAAGAAATGATTCATGAGCTTGCCCTGGCCATCAAATACGGCCACACCGCCGCACAAATTGCCGCCACTCCCCACGCCTTCCTGACTTGGTCGGAAGCTATTCGCGTTGCCGCAAGCAAACTATCATAG